Proteins from a genomic interval of Lolium perenne isolate Kyuss_39 chromosome 1, Kyuss_2.0, whole genome shotgun sequence:
- the LOC127294979 gene encoding ent-copalyl diphosphate synthase 1, chloroplastic — protein MAQPASMQLHLSPAVAVKVPFVHVGRPRPRALAKAGPCRALGKEDASHGVVEPAGTRGARRRTQATNVSSAAAAKGMQTDPVDKFQILKRQEEARVIPEAPGSEFQQPLIEQVRAMLGSMEDGEITVSGYDTAWVALVPTLDGGEGPEFPESLRWILDHQLPDGSWGDAALFSAYDRITNTLGCVVALTKWSLGSENCKRGLAFLEENIWRLAEEDPEEMPIGFEIAFPSTLETAKGLGIPFPYDHEVLQTIYANREIKLKKIPMEVMHSFPTTILHSLEGMPGVDWDRILKLQSSDGSFLFSPSATAYALMQTGDAKCYEYINRMLKKFDGGVPNVYPVDLFENIWAVDRLERLGLSRYFKKEIKQCLDHVHRHWTEKGICWARNSEVQDVDDTAMAFRLMRLHGYDISPSVFEHFEKDGKFFAFVGQSTQAVTGMYNLNRASQVSFPGEDVLERAAAFSHEFLRRRQAEGTICDKWIIAKDLPGEVEYTLDFPWYASLPRVEARFYIEQYGGEDDIWIGKTLYRMPLVNNNIYLDLAKRDFNRCQIQHQLEWHGLQKWFTENGLEAFGVTSGDVLKTYFLAAASIFEPNRATERLAWARVSVLANVISKYLRSDSSGNKVVEQFMHGSLYEGETAVSGLNGDAKEEIIVGALEKLVDLMAQEAPGDGTMYVNNLLRCAWIEWMMQQTNIEEDIYGTTSVNQAESFMVHDKQTCLLLVKIIEICAGRIGEASSMVNSIDGTWFIQHASSICDTLHHKMLLSQDAEKNDAIIRHMDKKIRFDMQELAQNILQTDDDEPSSKTKQTFLNIVKSCYYATNCPSDILDKHVSKVIFEHII, from the exons ATGGCGCAGCCAGCCAGCATGCAGCTCCACCTCTCGCCGGCGGTGGCGGTGAAGGTGCCGTTCGTCCACGTCGGGAGACCTCGGCCACGAGCTCTCGCCAAAGCAG GTCCATGCCGCGCCCTCGGCAAAGAAGATGCTAGCCATGGCGTGGTGGAACCCGCCGGCACGCGCGGCGCAAGGCGCAGGACGCAGGCCACCAACGTATCCAGTGCCGCTGCCGCTAAAG GGATGCAAACCGACCCGGTCGACAAGTTTCAGATCCTAAAGCGCCAGGAGGAAGCACGTGTCATTCCTGAG GCTCCCGGTTCAGAGTTCCAGCAACCACTGATCGAGCAGGTGAGGGCGATGCTGGGGTCGATGGAGGACGGCGAAATCACCGTGTCAGGCTACGACACCGCCTGGGTGGCCCTGGTGCCGACGCTGGACGGCGGCGAGGGTCCCGAGTTCCCGGAAAGCCTCCGATGGATCCTAGACCACCAGCTTCCCGATGGCTCCTGGGGCGACGCGGCGCTCTTCTCCGCATACGATCGGATCACCAACACCCTCGGCTGCGTCGTGGCTCTCACCAAGTGGTCGCTTGGCTCCGAGAACTGCAAGAGAGGTCTAGCTTTTCTCGAGGAGAACATATGGAGGCTGGCAGAGGAAGACCCGGAGGAGATGCCCATCGGCTTCGAGATCGCTTTTCCTTCTACCCTGGAGACGGCCAAGGGCTTGGGCATTCCGTTCCCGTATGACCACGAGGTGCTGCAGACCATATATGCCAACAGAGAAATTAAGCTCAAGAA GATTCCGATGGAGGTGATGCACAGCTTCCCAACGACGATCTTGCACTCCCTCGAAGGGATGCCCGGAGTGGACTGGGACAGGATCCTGAAGCTCCAGTCCAGCGATGggtccttcctcttctctccttccgcAACGGCCTACGCTCTCATGCAGACCGGTGATGCCAAGTGCTATGAATATATCAATAGAatgctcaagaaattcgatggaggGG TTCCCAACGTCTACCCGGTCGATCTCTTCGAGAACATCTGGGCCGTCGATCGACTGGAACGCCTCGGCCTCTCCCGCTACTTCAAGAAAGAAATCAAGCAGTGCCTGGACCATGTGCACAG ACACTGGACTGAAAAGGGGATCTGCTGGGCGAGGAACTCCGAGGTCCAGGATGTGGACGACACAGCCATGGCGTTCCGGCTAATGCGGCTGCACGGATACGACATCTCCCCAA GTGTGTTTGAGCATTTTGAGAAGGACGGCAAGTTCTTCGCTTTCGTGGGGCAGTCGACGCAGGCGGTCACCGGGATGTACAACCTCAACAGGGCCTCTCAAGTGAGTTTCCCCGGGGAGGATGTGCTGGAGCGCGCAGCCGCATTCTCGCACGAGTTCCTTAGAAGAAGACAGGCCGAGGGAACCATCTGTGATAAATGGATCATTGCCAAGGATCTACCAGGCGAG GTAGAATATACATTGGACTTCCCATGGTATGCAAGCTTGCCACGTGTAGAAGCAAGATTCTACATAGAGCAATATGGTGGTGAGGATGATATCTGGATTGGGAAGACACTCTACAG GATGCCGCTTGTGAACAACAACATTTATCTTGACTTGGCAAAACGTGATTTCAACCGTTGCCAAATCCAGCATCAACTTGAGTGGCATGGCCTACAAAA ATGGTTCACTGAAAATGGCCTCGAGGCTTTTGGGGTGACTTCAGGAGATGTTTTAAAGACTTATTTTCTGGCCGCCGCTTCCATATTTGAACCAAACCGTGCGACGGAACGACTTGCATGGGCCAGGGTGTCAGTTCTCGCCAACGTTATTTCTAAATACCTTCGCAGTGATTCGTCGGGTAATAAAGTGGTGGAACAGTTTATGCATGGCAGTCTCTATGAAGGAGAAACTGCTGTATCCGG GCTTAATGGAGATGCAAAAGAAGAAATTATTGTTGGTGCCCTTGAGAAACTAGTTGATTTAATGGCACAAGAGGCACCTGGTGACGGAACGATGTACGTCAACAATTTGCTGCGTTGCGCT TGGATTGAATGGATGATGCAGCAAACAAATATTGAAGAAGACATATATGGTACAACAAGTGTTAACCAAGCAGAGTCCTTCATGGTCCATGACAAGCAAACATGTTTGCTTCTAGTTAAAATTATCGAGATTTGTGCTGGACGAATCGGTGAAGCATCATCTATGGTGAATAGTATAGACGGTACTTGGTTTATTCAACACGCGTCCTCTATTTGTGACACTCTTCACCACAAGATGTTACTCTCCCAG